In a genomic window of beta proteobacterium MWH-UniP1:
- the orn gene encoding oligoribonuclease, with protein sequence MTQVNELNMVWVDMEMSGLNPETDRILEVAVIVTDAELNILGVGPVMVVHQPDTVLDAMDAWNKGTHGRSGLIDKVKASTTTESQAAAELLAFLRGYVPAGKAPMCGNTVHQDRRFMARYMPELEAFFHYRNIDVSTIKELCRRWSPAVMKGFEKKGAHTALADIEESIQELRFYRDNWIQKPLPQ encoded by the coding sequence ATGACACAGGTAAATGAACTCAATATGGTGTGGGTCGACATGGAAATGAGCGGCCTGAATCCCGAGACCGACCGTATCTTGGAAGTGGCGGTGATCGTGACGGATGCTGAACTCAATATCCTTGGGGTTGGCCCCGTGATGGTGGTGCATCAGCCCGATACGGTGTTAGACGCCATGGATGCCTGGAACAAAGGTACCCATGGCCGTTCGGGCCTGATTGACAAGGTCAAGGCGTCCACCACAACGGAGTCACAGGCGGCTGCCGAGCTCTTGGCGTTTTTACGTGGCTATGTGCCGGCTGGTAAGGCACCGATGTGTGGCAACACGGTCCATCAGGACCGCCGCTTCATGGCCCGTTACATGCCTGAGCTCGAGGCCTTTTTTCATTATCGAAATATTGATGTCAGCACGATCAAAGAATTGTGCCGGCGTTGGAGTCCTGCAGTCATGAAGGGCTTTGAGAAAAAAGGGGCCCACACGGCATTGGCCGATATCGAAGAGTCGATTCAGGAATTACGTTTTTATCGCGACAACTGGATTCAAAAACCGCTGCCGCAGTAA
- the rsgA gene encoding ribosome small subunit-dependent GTPase A, with product MPLDALSARLLSHQGRQALVLDEAGETRRCVYKGRDLAPTANDQVIIDTTVTPAVITAIVERHNQLIRSEAHRSKILAANIDQAMIVISGAPLFSDELLARMICACSAEHIPGIVVLNKIDLKDETIRARAQLAPFGDCLRLLGWRIYEVSAKPQASPQVSDTADKVSDTWQDGLANGLAQLRLALENKTTVIMGQSGMGKSSLLNALVPGFNAMTREISEALQTGKHTTTAGQVVKYSTSPGQDGARASDQGWLIDTPGFQLFGLHHLSESQMALGFPEWREIHEQDGRCKYFNCRHINEPGCTVQAAAENGRIARRRLGLWASLVGG from the coding sequence ATGCCGTTAGACGCTCTATCCGCCCGCCTGCTCAGCCACCAAGGCCGCCAGGCTTTGGTATTGGACGAGGCCGGTGAGACTCGGCGCTGCGTGTATAAGGGCCGCGACTTAGCGCCCACGGCCAACGACCAGGTCATCATCGATACCACCGTGACACCGGCGGTCATCACAGCCATTGTCGAGCGCCACAACCAACTCATCCGTAGCGAGGCCCACCGGTCCAAGATTCTGGCCGCCAATATTGATCAGGCCATGATCGTGATTTCAGGGGCCCCGCTCTTTTCCGATGAACTGCTGGCCAGAATGATTTGCGCCTGTAGCGCCGAGCATATTCCTGGCATCGTTGTGCTCAATAAAATTGATTTAAAAGACGAAACAATTCGGGCCCGCGCACAGCTTGCGCCGTTTGGAGATTGCCTGCGGCTTTTGGGCTGGCGGATTTATGAAGTGTCTGCAAAACCGCAGGCCTCCCCACAGGTGTCAGACACCGCAGACAAGGTGTCTGACACCTGGCAAGATGGGTTGGCAAACGGATTGGCCCAACTTCGGCTGGCCCTCGAAAATAAAACGACCGTGATCATGGGCCAATCGGGCATGGGCAAGAGCAGCTTACTCAATGCACTGGTGCCCGGCTTTAATGCCATGACCCGCGAAATCTCTGAAGCGTTGCAAACGGGCAAGCACACCACCACCGCTGGACAAGTTGTGAAGTATTCAACGAGCCCAGGGCAAGACGGCGCACGCGCCTCAGATCAAGGCTGGTTGATTGACACGCCGGGGTTCCAACTCTTTGGCCTGCACCACTTGTCGGAAAGCCAGATGGCACTTGGCTTTCCAGAGTGGCGTGAAATTCACGAGCAAGATGGCCGATGCAAGTACTTCAATTGCCGGCACATCAATGAGCCCGGCTGCACGGTGCAGGCTGCTGCAGAAAATGGTCGCATTGCAAGGCGGCGGCTAGGCCTGTGGGCCAGTCTGGTTGGCGGCTAA
- a CDS encoding electron transfer flavoprotein subunit beta/FixA family protein produces the protein MKVLVPVKRVVDYNVKVRVKSDGSDVDIANVKMSMNPFDEIAIEEATRLKEAGVATEIVAVSCGPAQAQDVLRTAMAIGADRGIHVVCDQLLEPLAVAKILKSVAQKESAQLVIMGKQAIDDDANQTGQMLAALWGVPQATFASKLEISGQQALVTREIDGGLEKISINLPAVVTTDLRLNEPRYVTLPNIMKAKKKPIEQSTPADHGVDITHRLKLLKVEDPPSRKAGIKVADVATLVDKLRNEAKVI, from the coding sequence ATGAAAGTGTTGGTACCCGTAAAGCGCGTGGTGGACTACAACGTGAAAGTCCGAGTCAAGTCGGATGGCTCGGATGTGGATATCGCCAACGTCAAGATGTCGATGAACCCCTTTGACGAGATTGCGATCGAAGAGGCAACCCGCCTGAAAGAGGCGGGTGTGGCCACAGAAATTGTGGCGGTCAGCTGTGGCCCTGCCCAGGCCCAAGATGTGCTTCGCACCGCAATGGCCATTGGCGCAGACCGGGGCATCCATGTGGTGTGCGACCAGCTCTTGGAACCGTTGGCGGTTGCAAAAATTCTGAAGTCGGTTGCGCAAAAAGAATCGGCTCAGTTGGTCATCATGGGCAAGCAGGCCATTGACGACGACGCCAATCAGACCGGCCAGATGCTGGCCGCACTCTGGGGCGTGCCCCAGGCCACCTTTGCCAGCAAACTTGAAATATCGGGTCAGCAGGCCCTGGTCACGCGTGAAATCGATGGTGGTCTGGAAAAAATTTCCATAAATCTTCCTGCAGTGGTAACGACCGACCTGCGGCTAAACGAACCCCGCTATGTCACCCTGCCCAACATCATGAAGGCGAAGAAAAAACCCATTGAGCAGTCCACGCCGGCTGACCATGGGGTCGACATTACCCATCGCCTCAAACTCTTAAAAGTTGAAGATCCACCAAGCCGCAAGGCCGGCATCAAGGTGGCCGATGTCGCCACGCTCGTTGACAAGCTGCGCAACGAAGCCAAAGTGATCTAA
- a CDS encoding MATE family efflux transporter, translating to MSTTRARDVFLLGWPILVGQIAVLGNGVIDTIMAGQRSAVDLAIVGLGASIYISVFVGFRGVLMGLTPIAAGHFGAGRLSEIGDDVGQTVWVALILALLGVPLLLWADPWLWLIKPDPSLHAPLSGYLQATLTALPATLLFSVFFTLNSATSRPAVTMTINLVGLALKWPLNMVFMDGLFGWVEPMGAVGCAVATAVLAWTSFFIGLAVLAIDRRYREFHIRLRRPDTKKIGELFRIGLPIGVGYLIEVTSFTLMALLIGRFGTIASASHQVAANLATLMFMAPLALSNATSILAAQCIGAQDERKARAWVFAGMRLVMGIAITLSVALVLFRSPIAALYAENAQVRAFAETLIVMAAICHVLDALQCLLYSSLRAWRITFAPMLVYGVSLWGLGVGGGWLFANHLFTPDASAAQGFWIGNFCGLALACMGLWFLLRQRFLNPVVAIKT from the coding sequence ATGTCCACCACGCGGGCACGCGATGTTTTTCTTCTGGGTTGGCCTATCTTGGTGGGCCAGATCGCCGTGCTGGGCAATGGTGTCATCGACACCATCATGGCCGGCCAACGCTCAGCCGTTGATCTGGCGATTGTTGGCCTTGGTGCCAGCATCTATATCAGCGTATTCGTTGGTTTTCGTGGCGTGTTGATGGGCCTAACCCCCATTGCCGCAGGCCATTTTGGCGCCGGGCGTTTGTCCGAGATTGGCGACGATGTCGGCCAGACCGTCTGGGTGGCCCTGATTCTGGCATTACTCGGTGTTCCCTTGTTGCTCTGGGCCGACCCGTGGCTGTGGCTGATCAAACCAGATCCATCATTACATGCGCCGCTGTCAGGCTATCTGCAGGCCACCTTAACCGCCCTGCCCGCCACCTTGCTGTTCAGTGTGTTTTTCACCCTGAACAGTGCAACGTCTCGGCCAGCGGTCACCATGACCATCAATCTTGTGGGGCTTGCCCTGAAGTGGCCACTCAACATGGTCTTCATGGATGGACTCTTTGGCTGGGTGGAGCCCATGGGTGCAGTTGGCTGTGCAGTCGCCACGGCAGTCTTGGCCTGGACATCTTTTTTCATTGGACTTGCGGTCTTGGCAATCGATCGGCGCTACCGTGAATTTCATATTCGACTGCGCCGCCCAGACACCAAGAAAATCGGTGAGCTCTTTCGAATTGGGCTGCCCATCGGTGTTGGCTACCTGATTGAAGTCACATCCTTCACCCTGATGGCCCTCTTGATTGGTCGATTTGGCACGATTGCGAGCGCCAGCCACCAGGTTGCTGCCAACCTGGCAACACTCATGTTCATGGCACCGCTGGCGCTATCAAATGCCACCAGTATTTTGGCGGCCCAATGCATCGGCGCCCAAGATGAGCGAAAGGCTAGAGCGTGGGTCTTTGCCGGCATGCGGCTGGTGATGGGAATTGCAATCACTCTGAGTGTTGCGCTGGTGTTGTTCCGATCACCGATTGCAGCACTCTATGCAGAAAATGCCCAAGTCCGCGCCTTTGCAGAAACACTCATCGTGATGGCCGCAATCTGCCATGTGCTGGATGCCCTGCAGTGCCTGCTCTATTCCTCGCTGCGCGCATGGCGGATCACATTTGCACCCATGCTCGTCTATGGCGTGAGTCTGTGGGGGCTTGGCGTGGGGGGCGGCTGGCTATTTGCGAACCATCTATTCACGCCTGATGCCAGCGCGGCCCAGGGTTTTTGGATTGGTAATTTCTGCGGCCTGGCACTGGCCTGCATGGGCCTTTGGTTCTTACTGCGGCAGCGGTTTTTGAATCCAGTTGTCGCGATAAAAACGTAA
- a CDS encoding type B 50S ribosomal protein L31: MKQGIHPDYREVVFVDLSNDFKFITRSTVQTKETIKWTDGKEYPLYKLDTSSESHPFFTGKQKLVDTAGRVEKFRQKFGAKTGKSAKSETAAG; the protein is encoded by the coding sequence ATGAAACAAGGCATCCACCCCGATTACCGTGAAGTCGTGTTCGTCGACCTATCGAACGACTTCAAATTCATCACCCGCTCCACGGTCCAGACCAAAGAAACCATCAAATGGACCGACGGCAAGGAATACCCGCTTTACAAACTCGACACCAGCTCTGAATCTCACCCCTTCTTCACGGGCAAACAGAAACTGGTCGACACCGCTGGCCGTGTTGAGAAATTCCGCCAGAAGTTCGGTGCTAAAACCGGCAAGAGTGCCAAATCTGAAACGGCCGCCGGCTAA
- the trxA gene encoding thioredoxin TrxA: MSQSVIALSDASFDSEVLKSDLPVLVDFWAEWCGPCKMIGPIVEEIANEYNGRLKVAKLNVDENAAVPAKHGIRGIPTLILFKNGAVVSQKVGAAAKSQLTAWIDSNL, translated from the coding sequence ATGAGCCAATCCGTTATTGCCTTATCCGATGCCTCGTTTGATAGCGAAGTCTTAAAATCTGACCTGCCCGTCCTGGTGGACTTCTGGGCCGAGTGGTGCGGTCCTTGCAAGATGATCGGCCCAATCGTGGAAGAGATTGCCAACGAATACAACGGCCGTCTCAAGGTCGCCAAACTCAATGTGGATGAAAATGCGGCCGTTCCGGCAAAGCATGGCATTCGGGGCATTCCCACACTGATCCTGTTCAAGAACGGCGCGGTCGTCTCCCAAAAGGTTGGGGCCGCCGCAAAATCCCAACTCACTGCATGGATTGATAGCAACCTGTAA
- the rho gene encoding transcription termination factor Rho — translation MHLSELKALHVTQLVDLAMTLEIDNASRLRKQELMFAILKKKAKLGEQIFGDGVLEVLPDGFGFLRSPESSYLASTDDIYLSPSQIRRFNLHTGDSVEGEVRTPKEGERYFALVKVDKINGQPPEASKNKILFENLTPLFPDEPIRLERDMKGEENITGRVIDMIAPIGKGQRGLLVASPKSGKTVMMQHIAHAITTNHPEVTLIVLLIDERPEEVTEMQRSVRGEVVASTFDEPATRHVQVAEMVIEKAKRLVEHKKDVVILLDSITRLARAYNTVVPTSGKVLTGGVDANALHRPKRFFGAARNIEEGGSLTIIATALIDTGSRMDEVIYEEFKGTGNMEVHLARRLAEKRVYPAININPSGTRREELLIKPDVLQKIWILRKLLHDMDELQAMEFLLDKMKQTKNNAEFFDMMKRGG, via the coding sequence ATGCATCTTTCAGAACTTAAAGCACTACACGTTACGCAGCTGGTCGACCTGGCCATGACCCTGGAAATAGACAACGCCAGCCGCCTGCGCAAACAAGAACTCATGTTTGCCATCTTGAAGAAAAAGGCCAAGCTTGGCGAACAGATTTTCGGAGATGGCGTACTCGAAGTTCTGCCCGATGGCTTTGGCTTTTTACGGTCCCCAGAATCGTCTTACCTGGCCAGCACCGACGACATTTATCTCTCCCCCTCGCAGATTCGACGCTTCAATCTGCACACCGGTGACTCGGTCGAAGGCGAGGTCCGCACCCCCAAAGAGGGCGAGCGTTACTTCGCACTGGTCAAGGTCGACAAGATCAATGGCCAGCCACCGGAAGCATCTAAAAACAAGATTCTTTTTGAAAACCTGACGCCACTCTTTCCCGACGAGCCGATTCGCCTTGAGCGGGACATGAAGGGCGAAGAAAACATTACCGGCCGCGTGATCGACATGATTGCGCCGATTGGTAAAGGCCAGCGGGGCCTGCTGGTGGCATCACCCAAAAGCGGTAAGACCGTGATGATGCAGCACATTGCCCATGCCATCACCACCAACCACCCGGAAGTCACGCTGATCGTGTTGCTGATTGATGAGCGCCCGGAAGAGGTCACCGAAATGCAGCGATCAGTGCGCGGCGAGGTGGTGGCCTCCACCTTCGATGAGCCCGCCACACGCCACGTTCAAGTGGCCGAGATGGTGATTGAAAAAGCAAAGCGCCTGGTCGAACACAAAAAAGATGTGGTGATTCTGCTGGACTCGATCACACGGCTGGCCCGGGCCTATAACACCGTGGTGCCAACGTCTGGCAAAGTGTTGACCGGTGGTGTGGATGCCAACGCCCTGCATCGGCCCAAGCGCTTTTTCGGTGCCGCACGAAATATTGAAGAGGGCGGCTCGCTCACCATCATCGCCACTGCCCTGATTGATACCGGCAGCCGGATGGATGAAGTGATTTATGAAGAATTCAAAGGCACCGGCAATATGGAAGTCCACTTGGCCCGCCGCCTTGCCGAAAAACGGGTCTACCCGGCGATCAACATCAATCCGTCAGGCACCCGCCGCGAGGAGCTGCTGATCAAGCCCGATGTGCTGCAAAAGATCTGGATCCTGCGCAAGCTGCTGCACGACATGGACGAGCTCCAGGCCATGGAGTTCCTGCTCGACAAGATGAAGCAGACCAAAAACAACGCCGAGTTCTTCGACATGATGAAACGAGGCGGCTAA
- the trmD gene encoding tRNA (guanosine(37)-N1)-methyltransferase TrmD, giving the protein MRFDIVTIFPEMFHAVSKFGITGRALDRGLAQLHTHQLRDYAHDAYKTVDDRPYGGGPGMVMMPGPLTEAVAAVKTQQQAAGLAPGPVVLMSPAGQPMNQALMDRVATTPCWTIICGRYEGVDQRFIDQQVDELWSLGDFVLSGGEIAAMAVLDGAIRRLPGALRDAESAVQDSFSGGQLLDWPHYTRPEVFAGQAVPDVLLSGHHERIADWRKKAALAATEQLRPDLLEKPD; this is encoded by the coding sequence GTGCGTTTTGACATCGTGACCATCTTTCCCGAGATGTTTCATGCGGTCTCGAAATTTGGCATTACCGGCCGCGCCCTGGACCGGGGGCTTGCCCAGCTGCACACCCACCAGCTGCGGGACTACGCCCACGACGCTTATAAAACCGTCGACGATCGGCCCTATGGCGGCGGCCCTGGCATGGTCATGATGCCCGGCCCCCTGACCGAGGCGGTGGCTGCCGTAAAAACCCAGCAACAGGCAGCAGGCCTTGCCCCGGGCCCGGTGGTGCTGATGAGTCCAGCCGGCCAGCCGATGAACCAGGCCCTGATGGACCGGGTGGCCACTACGCCTTGTTGGACCATCATCTGCGGGCGTTACGAGGGTGTGGATCAGCGGTTTATTGATCAGCAGGTCGATGAACTCTGGAGCCTGGGGGACTTTGTGCTCTCGGGCGGCGAGATTGCGGCGATGGCCGTCTTAGATGGCGCGATTCGTCGCCTGCCTGGGGCCTTGCGCGATGCCGAATCGGCGGTGCAGGACTCGTTTTCCGGTGGCCAGCTGTTGGATTGGCCCCACTACACCCGGCCAGAGGTATTCGCGGGGCAGGCCGTGCCCGACGTGCTTTTATCCGGACATCATGAGAGAATCGCAGATTGGCGCAAAAAGGCCGCTTTAGCGGCCACAGAGCAGCTTCGGCCAGACCTGTTAGAAAAACCGGACTAG
- a CDS encoding CoA pyrophosphatase — translation MSSQIGFDPESADFEARPTEPALPEQALSFSALDTLFSRVRADPTFPSWSPELLRDRRRPVRPVTPENAVRASVLIPLVGHEQPQVVLTKRTSGLSSHAGQISFPGGRAERYDPSVEATALREAFEEIGLSPQSVQVLGRLPDYFTATGFCVTPVIGHIQAQPSFTADKREVADIFQVPLSFLMNPSHHQVRVIPAERSPTGERIQFYAMPYQDFFIWGATAAMLRNLYHLLHAAWHQN, via the coding sequence ATGTCGTCCCAGATTGGCTTCGATCCCGAATCAGCGGACTTTGAAGCCCGCCCCACAGAGCCTGCTCTACCCGAGCAGGCTTTGTCGTTTTCGGCCCTCGACACTTTGTTTTCTCGAGTCCGTGCCGATCCCACGTTTCCAAGTTGGTCCCCTGAATTGTTGCGTGATCGCCGCAGGCCCGTGCGTCCAGTCACACCAGAAAATGCGGTTAGGGCATCGGTACTGATTCCCCTGGTGGGCCATGAGCAGCCACAGGTGGTGCTCACCAAACGCACCTCTGGTCTGTCCAGTCATGCTGGTCAGATTAGTTTTCCTGGGGGCCGTGCTGAGCGCTATGACCCATCGGTCGAGGCCACTGCCCTGCGGGAGGCCTTCGAAGAAATTGGTCTTTCCCCGCAGTCGGTCCAGGTCTTGGGCCGACTGCCTGACTACTTCACGGCGACAGGATTTTGCGTCACGCCGGTGATTGGCCATATTCAGGCGCAGCCGAGTTTTACCGCCGATAAGCGCGAGGTGGCGGATATTTTTCAGGTGCCGCTCTCGTTTCTGATGAACCCCAGCCACCACCAGGTCCGTGTCATTCCCGCGGAGCGAAGCCCAACGGGTGAGCGAATCCAGTTCTATGCCATGCCCTACCAGGATTTCTTTATCTGGGGTGCAACGGCGGCCATGTTGCGCAATCTCTACCACCTACTGCATGCCGCCTGGCATCAAAATTGA
- a CDS encoding FAD-binding protein gives MKILVIAEHSNDQLRPVTANAVAAASALAKAGGGAEICVLVAGANVGPAAQAAAQIAGVQRVMVADAPLLADQLAEPMAEQILVSAAGMDAIVFPATAFGKNISPRVAARLDVAQISDVIEVLGVDTFKRPIYAGNVIATVQSTDAVKVMTVRGTAFEAQGAQAACPIEPVAVAAAPAACAKFVSREIAVLARPELTAAKVVVSGGRALGSKENFAMLEQLADQLGAAMGASRAAVDAGYAPNDWQVGQTGKVVAPQLYIAVGISGAIQHLAGMKDSKVIVAINQDAEAPIFSVADYGLVGDLFQVVPELTQALSK, from the coding sequence ATGAAAATTCTAGTCATTGCAGAACACAGTAACGATCAACTGCGTCCGGTCACGGCCAATGCGGTCGCTGCAGCGAGTGCCCTGGCCAAGGCTGGCGGTGGTGCAGAAATCTGCGTCTTGGTTGCCGGTGCCAATGTTGGACCTGCTGCCCAGGCGGCCGCCCAGATCGCGGGCGTGCAACGCGTGATGGTGGCCGACGCGCCCCTGCTTGCTGACCAACTGGCTGAGCCTATGGCCGAGCAGATCCTGGTCAGCGCTGCCGGCATGGACGCGATCGTGTTTCCTGCCACGGCTTTTGGTAAAAATATCTCGCCACGTGTGGCGGCTCGGTTGGATGTGGCCCAGATCTCCGACGTCATCGAAGTCCTTGGGGTCGACACTTTTAAGCGGCCCATCTATGCGGGCAACGTGATTGCCACTGTGCAATCAACCGATGCGGTGAAGGTCATGACGGTCCGTGGCACTGCCTTCGAGGCACAGGGTGCACAGGCCGCCTGCCCGATTGAACCCGTCGCTGTCGCCGCTGCCCCTGCGGCTTGCGCCAAGTTCGTTTCGCGTGAAATCGCCGTGCTGGCCCGCCCGGAATTAACGGCGGCCAAGGTCGTGGTCTCCGGTGGTCGGGCCCTGGGCTCGAAAGAAAACTTCGCCATGTTGGAGCAGCTGGCGGATCAGCTTGGGGCCGCCATGGGTGCAAGCCGGGCCGCCGTGGATGCGGGCTATGCCCCCAACGACTGGCAGGTGGGCCAGACGGGCAAGGTGGTCGCCCCCCAGCTCTACATTGCAGTGGGCATTTCTGGCGCCATTCAGCACCTGGCCGGCATGAAAGACTCCAAAGTGATCGTGGCCATCAACCAAGACGCCGAGGCACCGATTTTCTCGGTGGCCGACTACGGCCTGGTGGGGGATCTCTTTCAGGTTGTCCCTGAATTAACCCAAGCCCTTTCCAAATAA
- the rpsP gene encoding 30S ribosomal protein S16, whose product MVIIRLARGGAHKRPYFHMVATDSRSRRDGKFIERVGFFNPVAAASETKLRIAMDRVDYWRSQGAQVSPRVQRLIKEFASQKAA is encoded by the coding sequence ATGGTCATTATTCGTTTAGCCCGTGGTGGCGCACACAAGCGGCCTTACTTTCACATGGTCGCGACTGATTCGCGCAGCCGCCGTGATGGCAAATTCATTGAGCGTGTTGGCTTTTTTAATCCCGTGGCCGCGGCCAGCGAGACAAAACTGCGCATCGCAATGGATCGCGTTGATTACTGGCGTAGCCAGGGCGCACAGGTAAGCCCGCGCGTTCAGCGCCTGATCAAAGAATTTGCAAGCCAAAAAGCTGCCTGA
- the rimM gene encoding ribosome maturation factor RimM (Essential for efficient processing of 16S rRNA), with product MQAKKLPEVSPPEDWVPLAEVGAPIGLKGAVRLHTLKSVTGLPIDDSLLQDFSHCWVKLKSGQWLHSDIVECSPQTRGLKLQLAAVSDRNHSELLRGALVGLSRSEFPEPDEDETYWADLIGCRVINRQGLDLGLVGSLQTNGEHDWLVVDSGMIPFVAQYIDQVDSDQRVIHVDWDPAWMK from the coding sequence TTGCAAGCCAAAAAGCTGCCTGAGGTTTCACCTCCTGAAGATTGGGTGCCGCTGGCCGAGGTCGGCGCACCCATCGGTCTGAAAGGAGCCGTTCGGCTCCACACGCTGAAGTCCGTGACCGGACTTCCCATCGACGATTCTCTGCTGCAGGATTTTTCCCACTGCTGGGTAAAACTCAAAAGCGGCCAATGGTTGCACTCCGATATTGTCGAGTGCTCGCCGCAGACCCGTGGCCTAAAGCTTCAACTCGCAGCGGTCAGTGATCGAAATCATTCCGAATTGCTTCGCGGCGCGCTCGTTGGGCTATCGCGCAGTGAATTTCCCGAACCTGATGAAGACGAGACTTACTGGGCTGATTTGATCGGCTGCAGGGTCATCAATCGACAAGGGCTAGATCTTGGCCTGGTGGGTTCGCTACAGACCAATGGCGAACACGATTGGCTTGTGGTGGATTCCGGAATGATCCCGTTTGTTGCCCAATACATCGACCAGGTCGACTCCGATCAGCGTGTGATTCACGTGGATTGGGATCCGGCCTGGATGAAATAA
- a CDS encoding cobalamin biosynthesis protein, with translation MTLFSFIFAMLLEQVRPVRDDSRLGSWIERILLRAERVTNAGDAASARWTWLVVVIGGTLLTWIVVALLTRVHVILGFLATIGVLYVTIGFRQFSNRFTEIQLALANNDLPLAREELRKWAAHSGGDLMTRIAADSGDASAISREAIRLALVGAQRHVFGVLFWFVILPGPAGAMLYRLSAEARRVWADARQEVSLAPNAPTPPLSPFGEFAVRAFAWIDWFPARVTAIVFAIVGNFEDAILMWRIKSGFVPHANDTERVILSSGAGAMGVRLSVPEAHSVSIQIDEPAETEALGGPWPSLYQDMPDFREADESSLRSAVGLVWRALILWVALMFLVSVGHWLG, from the coding sequence ATGACGCTATTTAGCTTTATTTTTGCCATGTTGCTTGAGCAGGTCCGGCCCGTCCGGGATGACTCACGCCTGGGCTCGTGGATCGAGCGGATTTTGTTGCGCGCCGAGCGTGTGACCAATGCGGGCGATGCGGCTTCGGCCCGATGGACATGGCTGGTGGTGGTCATTGGCGGCACGCTGTTGACCTGGATCGTTGTGGCGCTGCTCACTCGGGTCCATGTGATTCTGGGTTTTCTGGCCACAATTGGTGTGCTCTATGTAACGATTGGTTTTCGTCAGTTCAGCAATCGCTTCACCGAAATCCAGTTGGCCTTGGCCAACAACGATCTACCGCTGGCCCGCGAAGAGTTAAGGAAGTGGGCGGCCCACTCTGGTGGTGATCTCATGACCCGTATCGCGGCCGATTCGGGTGATGCATCGGCCATCTCTCGCGAGGCCATTCGTCTTGCCTTGGTGGGGGCGCAGCGTCACGTCTTTGGTGTGCTGTTCTGGTTTGTGATTCTGCCCGGCCCTGCCGGTGCCATGCTGTATCGCTTAAGCGCTGAGGCACGGCGTGTCTGGGCCGACGCCCGCCAGGAAGTCAGTCTTGCGCCGAATGCGCCAACGCCACCGCTGTCACCTTTTGGCGAATTTGCAGTCCGTGCTTTTGCCTGGATCGACTGGTTTCCCGCACGCGTCACCGCCATCGTGTTTGCGATTGTGGGTAACTTTGAAGATGCCATTTTGATGTGGCGAATCAAATCTGGTTTTGTGCCCCATGCCAACGACACGGAGCGTGTGATTCTGTCTTCAGGTGCCGGTGCTATGGGCGTTCGGCTCAGTGTGCCCGAGGCCCATTCGGTATCCATACAGATTGATGAGCCTGCTGAGACCGAGGCACTCGGTGGCCCGTGGCCATCGCTGTATCAAGACATGCCCGACTTTCGCGAGGCAGACGAATCTTCCTTGCGCTCTGCTGTTGGTCTGGTCTGGCGGGCACTGATTCTTTGGGTGGCCTTAATGTTCTTGGTGTCAGTTGGCCACTGGCTAGGCTAG
- the rplS gene encoding 50S ribosomal protein L19: protein MDLIRQIEQEEIARLGKDIPEFAPGDTVVVSVNVVEGNRKRMQAYEGVVIAKRNRGLNSSFIVRKISSGEGVERTFQLYSPLIAKIEVKRRGDVRRAKLYYLRDRSGKSARIREKLPARKADAGKADSAAE, encoded by the coding sequence ATGGATCTGATCCGTCAAATTGAGCAGGAAGAAATTGCCCGTCTTGGCAAAGACATCCCCGAATTCGCACCAGGGGATACCGTGGTCGTTAGCGTGAATGTGGTGGAAGGTAACCGCAAACGTATGCAGGCCTACGAGGGCGTGGTCATCGCAAAACGTAATCGTGGATTGAATTCCTCGTTTATCGTTCGAAAAATTTCCTCGGGCGAGGGCGTTGAGAGAACCTTCCAGTTGTACTCACCCCTGATTGCAAAGATTGAAGTCAAGCGTCGCGGTGATGTTCGCCGTGCCAAGCTGTATTACCTGCGTGATCGTTCCGGCAAATCGGCCCGTATCCGCGAAAAGCTGCCTGCACGCAAAGCTGACGCAGGCAAGGCTGATTCGGCCGCCGAGTAA